Proteins from a single region of Chryseomicrobium sp. FSL W7-1435:
- a CDS encoding dihydroorotate dehydrogenase translates to MNSLAVQLPGLDLRNPIMPASGCFGFGQEYAQFYDLSLLGAIMIKATTEQSRFGNPTPRVAETSSGMLNAIGLQNPGLAHVMEHELPWLAAHDVPIIANVAGSEVEDYVAVAKQISTSPNVKALELNISCPNVKCGGIAFGTDPEIAASLTRAVKEVSSVPVYVKLSPNVTNIVDIAKAVEQAGADGLTMINTLLGMRLHEKTGKPVLANKTGGLSGPAIKPVALRMVYEVYPHVSIPIIGMGGVQTTQDVIDFLSVGASAVAVGTANFVDPMICPTLIEELPHALHDLGYKSVTDIVGRSHR, encoded by the coding sequence ATGAATTCTTTAGCCGTCCAATTACCTGGTCTTGATTTACGCAATCCCATCATGCCTGCATCCGGTTGTTTTGGATTTGGTCAAGAATACGCACAGTTTTATGACTTGTCTTTATTAGGCGCTATCATGATCAAAGCGACTACAGAACAAAGTCGCTTTGGTAATCCCACACCACGAGTGGCAGAGACGTCTTCTGGCATGTTAAATGCAATCGGGTTACAAAATCCTGGTCTTGCTCATGTAATGGAACACGAGTTACCATGGCTAGCAGCGCATGATGTTCCCATCATTGCAAATGTAGCAGGCTCTGAAGTTGAGGATTATGTGGCGGTAGCCAAGCAGATTTCAACGTCTCCGAATGTAAAAGCACTCGAATTAAATATTTCTTGTCCCAATGTTAAATGTGGAGGAATCGCCTTTGGCACGGATCCTGAAATTGCAGCTTCGTTAACAAGAGCGGTGAAAGAAGTTTCTAGTGTGCCTGTTTATGTAAAATTATCACCAAATGTCACCAATATTGTGGACATAGCAAAAGCTGTAGAACAAGCAGGTGCAGACGGCTTGACGATGATTAACACACTGCTTGGCATGCGCCTTCATGAGAAAACAGGAAAACCTGTTTTAGCCAATAAGACAGGTGGTTTATCAGGTCCTGCAATCAAACCGGTTGCCTTACGTATGGTCTATGAAGTGTATCCTCATGTGTCCATCCCAATCATTGGAATGGGCGGCGTTCAGACAACTCAAGACGTCATTGATTTCTTATCAGTTGGTGCATCAGCAGTAGCAGTTGGGACGGCCAATTTTGTTGATCCGATGATCTGTCCAACACTAATCGAGGAATTGCCACATGCTCTTCATGACCTTGGCTATAAATCGGTTACGGACATTGTCGGGAGGTCGCATCGATGA
- a CDS encoding dihydroorotate dehydrogenase electron transfer subunit: protein MIRTGLMEIVRHKEIADRVFEMTVIGQQTTAMQQPGQFVHIRIAEHSEPLLRRPISICSIEQETLEFTMIYRVDGRGTQLLSQKRPGDSIDVMGPLGNGFPVVASPEVHAFLIGGGIGVPPLYELAKRLAESGVKMTIILGFQSKKDVFYEEQFKEFGDTFITTVDGSHGLPGYVTDQLALLQEVPSIYYSCGPHAMLHAVEAALPNIPGFLSYEQRMGCGIGACFACVCPTTKGNGDYVKVCSDGPVFQAGVIA, encoded by the coding sequence ATGATTCGAACTGGTTTAATGGAAATTGTACGTCACAAAGAAATAGCAGACCGTGTTTTTGAAATGACGGTCATTGGTCAACAGACGACAGCTATGCAACAACCTGGTCAATTTGTTCACATCCGTATTGCTGAACATAGTGAACCACTTTTAAGAAGACCAATTAGTATTTGTTCAATAGAGCAAGAGACATTAGAATTCACTATGATCTACCGAGTGGACGGAAGAGGTACCCAATTGCTTTCTCAGAAGCGTCCAGGAGATTCAATCGATGTGATGGGTCCGCTGGGAAATGGCTTCCCAGTCGTGGCTTCTCCAGAAGTGCATGCATTTTTAATAGGCGGGGGAATTGGTGTACCACCCCTCTATGAACTAGCAAAGCGTTTGGCTGAGTCGGGTGTAAAGATGACGATTATTCTAGGTTTTCAGTCTAAAAAAGATGTTTTTTACGAAGAACAATTCAAGGAGTTCGGAGATACATTCATTACGACAGTTGATGGCTCACACGGTTTACCAGGGTATGTAACAGATCAACTAGCACTTCTGCAAGAAGTACCATCCATTTACTACAGCTGTGGACCACATGCGATGCTCCATGCAGTGGAAGCAGCCTTACCAAACATTCCAGGTTTTCTTTCTTACGAACAACGAATGGGTTGCGGTATCGGAGCTTGTTTTGCATGCGTTTGTCCAACAACTAAAGGAAACGGGGATTATGTGAAAGTTTGTTCTGATGGTCCCGTATTCCAAGCGGGGGTGATTGCATGA
- the carB gene encoding carbamoyl-phosphate synthase large subunit: MPKRQDIKTILVIGSGPIVIGQAAEFDYAGTQACIALREEGYRVILVNSNPATIMTDTEMADKVYMEPLTLEFVSNIIRKERPDALLPTLGGQTGLNMAIELHASGILEELNVEILGTKLDAIHQAEDRDLFRTLMNELGEPVPESTIIHNLDEAKVFVQHIGYPVIVRPAFTLGGTGGGICHNDQELAEIVSSGLKYSPVTQCLLEKSIAGFKEIEYEVMRDSSDNAIVVCNMENFDPVGIHTGDSIVVAPTQTLTDRENQMLRNVSLKIIRALKIEGGCNVQLALDPDSFQYYIIEVNPRVSRSSALASKATGYPIAKLAAKIAVGLTLDEMMNPVTGKTYACFEPALDYIVAKIPRWPFDKFESAKRNLGTQMKATGEVMSLGRSFEEAILKSIRSLETGHMHLEMKNADQITDEWIIKRIKRAGDERLFFIGEALRRGMTVDQIHDWSQIDLFFLYKLKGIVDFEAILAEQPGDRETLYQAKRMGFADVTVAKLWNWTEQQVYDFRKEQNMFPVYKMVDTCAGEFESETPYFYGTYEQQNESIRSEKPSVIVLGSGPIRIGQGVEFDYATVHSVWAIQEAGYEAIIINNNPETVSTDFSISDKLYFEPLTLEDVMHIVELEQPLGVIVQFGGQTAINLAAGLEARGVKILGTSLEDLDRAENRDKFEVLLREIGIPQPEGKTAVSVEQALANAKVIGFPVLVRPSYVLGGRAMEIVYNEEELKHYMEHAVQASPEHPVLVDRYLTGTEIEVDAISDGESVVIPGIMEHIERAGVHSGDSIAVYPPQNLSARHLEQLVDYTTRLARALKTVGLLNIQYVISRDEIYVLEVNPRASRTVPFLSKITGIPMANLATKAILGKSLIDMGHTPGLAPIQPGVFVKVPVFSFAKLRRVDITLGPEMKSTGEVLGKDRTLEKALYKGLVAAGMAMQPYGTVLMTVANKDKQEAANLAKRFHAIGFRVLATEGTATTFKQQGIPVQSVNKIGDAGETLVDVIQSGKAQFVVNTLTKGKQPARDGFRIRREAVENGVPILTSLDTAEAILRVMESMTFTTETMQPVEVRR, from the coding sequence ATGCCTAAACGTCAAGACATTAAAACCATTTTAGTAATTGGATCAGGTCCCATCGTCATTGGACAAGCTGCTGAATTCGACTATGCGGGTACTCAAGCCTGTATCGCACTTCGAGAAGAGGGCTACCGCGTCATACTTGTCAACTCCAACCCGGCTACAATAATGACTGACACAGAAATGGCTGACAAAGTGTATATGGAGCCGCTAACACTTGAATTCGTCTCAAACATTATTCGCAAAGAGCGACCAGATGCACTGCTTCCAACACTAGGTGGTCAAACAGGTTTGAACATGGCAATAGAGCTTCATGCTTCTGGGATTTTAGAAGAATTGAATGTTGAAATACTAGGGACAAAACTTGATGCCATCCATCAAGCAGAAGACCGCGATCTATTCCGAACATTAATGAATGAACTTGGTGAGCCGGTTCCTGAAAGCACCATTATTCATAATCTAGACGAAGCAAAAGTGTTTGTGCAGCATATCGGGTATCCGGTAATTGTACGACCAGCCTTTACATTAGGCGGTACAGGCGGCGGGATTTGCCACAACGATCAAGAACTTGCAGAGATTGTTTCCAGCGGCTTGAAGTATAGCCCAGTAACGCAATGTTTATTAGAAAAATCTATTGCAGGCTTTAAAGAGATTGAGTACGAAGTGATGCGAGACTCGTCTGACAATGCCATTGTTGTTTGTAACATGGAAAACTTTGATCCTGTAGGGATTCACACGGGGGATTCGATTGTAGTCGCGCCAACTCAGACGTTAACGGATCGTGAAAACCAAATGCTACGCAACGTTTCTTTAAAAATAATACGCGCCTTGAAAATTGAAGGGGGCTGTAATGTTCAGTTAGCGCTAGACCCAGACAGCTTCCAATATTACATTATCGAGGTAAACCCACGTGTCAGTCGTTCATCGGCACTTGCTTCAAAGGCTACAGGCTATCCAATCGCCAAACTTGCAGCAAAAATTGCAGTGGGCTTGACGCTAGACGAAATGATGAATCCTGTTACGGGCAAAACGTACGCCTGTTTTGAGCCTGCACTTGACTATATCGTGGCGAAAATTCCACGCTGGCCATTTGATAAGTTTGAATCTGCTAAGCGAAATCTCGGAACTCAGATGAAGGCAACGGGAGAGGTTATGTCTCTAGGGCGCTCATTTGAAGAAGCTATATTAAAATCAATCCGTTCACTTGAAACTGGCCACATGCACTTAGAGATGAAAAATGCAGATCAGATTACGGATGAGTGGATCATCAAGCGTATTAAGCGAGCTGGAGACGAGCGTTTATTCTTCATCGGGGAAGCACTACGCCGTGGTATGACCGTCGACCAAATTCATGACTGGAGTCAAATTGATTTATTCTTCCTTTACAAGTTAAAGGGAATCGTCGACTTCGAGGCAATACTGGCGGAACAACCGGGTGACCGTGAAACACTATATCAAGCTAAACGAATGGGGTTTGCAGATGTCACAGTTGCAAAGCTTTGGAACTGGACTGAACAACAAGTATATGACTTCCGCAAAGAACAAAACATGTTTCCCGTCTATAAAATGGTGGATACTTGTGCAGGTGAATTTGAGTCAGAGACGCCTTATTTTTACGGCACTTACGAACAACAAAATGAATCTATCCGCAGTGAAAAACCTAGCGTTATCGTGCTTGGCTCTGGGCCGATACGAATTGGGCAAGGAGTGGAATTTGACTACGCCACTGTTCATTCGGTTTGGGCAATTCAAGAGGCTGGTTATGAAGCCATTATTATTAACAACAATCCAGAGACTGTTTCCACAGATTTCTCCATCTCAGACAAGCTCTATTTCGAACCATTAACGCTAGAAGATGTCATGCACATCGTCGAACTTGAACAACCGCTTGGAGTCATTGTCCAGTTCGGAGGACAAACGGCTATTAATCTAGCAGCAGGATTAGAAGCTCGTGGCGTGAAAATTTTAGGGACAAGCTTAGAAGATTTAGACAGAGCAGAAAATCGAGATAAATTTGAAGTGCTACTTCGTGAAATAGGCATTCCTCAACCAGAAGGCAAAACAGCCGTATCCGTTGAACAAGCGTTAGCAAATGCCAAAGTAATAGGTTTCCCAGTGTTGGTTCGCCCATCTTATGTGCTGGGTGGTCGTGCCATGGAGATTGTTTATAACGAAGAGGAACTGAAGCATTATATGGAGCACGCTGTGCAAGCAAGTCCCGAACATCCAGTGCTTGTCGATCGCTATTTAACGGGGACAGAAATTGAAGTGGATGCCATATCAGACGGTGAATCAGTTGTTATACCGGGAATCATGGAGCATATCGAGCGAGCAGGAGTTCACTCGGGTGATTCGATTGCAGTCTATCCACCACAAAACCTCTCCGCACGACATTTAGAACAGTTAGTTGACTATACGACACGATTAGCACGAGCGCTTAAAACGGTAGGATTGTTAAATATCCAATACGTTATCTCGCGTGATGAAATCTACGTCCTTGAGGTAAATCCGCGAGCCAGTCGCACAGTGCCATTCTTAAGCAAAATCACAGGAATTCCAATGGCCAACTTAGCGACTAAAGCGATTTTAGGGAAATCCTTAATTGACATGGGTCACACGCCAGGCCTAGCCCCAATCCAGCCAGGAGTGTTTGTAAAAGTACCGGTATTTAGTTTTGCCAAGTTACGCCGCGTAGATATCACACTTGGACCTGAAATGAAATCGACGGGTGAAGTGCTAGGAAAAGATCGAACGCTTGAGAAGGCCTTATATAAAGGTTTAGTTGCAGCGGGTATGGCCATGCAGCCTTACGGAACCGTTCTTATGACGGTGGCTAATAAAGATAAACAAGAAGCAGCCAACCTTGCCAAACGTTTTCATGCTATCGGTTTCCGCGTACTAGCAACTGAAGGAACAGCCACAACGTTTAAACAACAGGGTATTCCTGTACAAAGCGTTAATAAAATCGGTGACGCTGGTGAGACACTTGTGGATGTCATCCAATCCGGAAAAGCGCAATTTGTGGTCAACACGCTGACAAAAGGCAAGCAACCTGCCCGAGATGGTTTCCGTATACGACGAGAAGCAGTGGAAAATGGCGTGCCAATTTTAACATCTCTTGATACAGCTGAGGCTATTTTAAGAGTCATGGAATCGATGACATTTACGACCGAAACGATGCAACCTGTGGAGGTGCGCAGATGA
- a CDS encoding carbamoyl phosphate synthase small subunit yields MMKRYLILEDGTVFEGTAFGSPQESIGEVIFTTGMTGYQEFISDPSNCAQILTLTYPLIGNYGINPEDFEAMTITLAGVVVREWAEHPSNFRSNRTFGELMEQRNVPGISGIDTRQLTKLLRTHGSLRGKLTAAGEQPEIDRIVAELNGWSLPHDEVSRVSTLRPYPSPGRGSRVVIMDFGMKHGILRELNKRNCDVTVVPYSTTAAEILAMQPDGVMLSNGPGDPTDIPEAIETVRQLIPQLPMFGVCLGHQLISLASGATSFKLKFGHRGANHPVKDLTTGRTELTSQNHGYAIDMKSLENTDLELTHIALNDQTVEGVKHKKYPVFCVQFHPEGSAGPEDSVHLFDQFIDLMQPTTKAGKQHA; encoded by the coding sequence ATCATGAAACGTTATTTAATCTTAGAAGATGGAACAGTATTTGAAGGAACAGCATTCGGTTCACCACAGGAAAGTATTGGTGAAGTAATTTTTACGACAGGAATGACGGGCTATCAAGAATTCATCTCAGATCCCTCTAACTGTGCACAGATTTTAACACTTACGTATCCTCTAATCGGGAATTATGGAATTAATCCAGAAGACTTTGAAGCGATGACCATTACATTAGCAGGAGTTGTTGTACGAGAATGGGCGGAACATCCGTCCAACTTCCGCTCTAACCGAACGTTTGGAGAGCTTATGGAACAACGTAATGTCCCAGGTATTTCTGGGATAGACACACGCCAATTGACGAAGCTACTTCGTACGCACGGATCGTTACGCGGGAAGTTAACAGCGGCAGGTGAACAACCAGAGATTGACCGCATTGTTGCAGAGCTTAACGGCTGGTCATTACCGCACGATGAAGTCTCCCGAGTCTCTACACTTCGTCCCTACCCAAGTCCAGGAAGAGGGTCACGTGTTGTTATTATGGATTTTGGTATGAAGCACGGCATCTTACGTGAACTCAATAAACGAAATTGCGACGTGACGGTTGTGCCATACTCCACTACAGCAGCTGAAATTTTAGCGATGCAGCCAGACGGTGTGATGTTATCTAATGGACCTGGCGATCCAACAGACATTCCAGAAGCTATTGAAACGGTTCGCCAATTGATTCCTCAATTACCGATGTTCGGTGTTTGTCTTGGACATCAATTGATTTCACTGGCAAGTGGTGCCACAAGCTTTAAATTAAAGTTTGGACACCGTGGAGCCAATCATCCAGTCAAAGATTTAACGACAGGACGCACAGAGCTGACCTCTCAAAATCATGGGTATGCAATCGACATGAAGTCGCTTGAAAATACAGATCTAGAACTGACCCACATTGCGCTCAATGACCAGACAGTAGAAGGTGTAAAGCACAAGAAGTACCCGGTATTTTGTGTACAATTCCATCCGGAAGGTTCAGCTGGACCAGAAGATTCCGTACACTTATTTGATCAATTCATTGACTTGATGCAACCAACTACGAAAGCGGGGAAACAACATGCCTAA
- a CDS encoding dihydroorotase, with amino-acid sequence MKKMWTNLQRLNEQGELENTALVLENGHLVSFEEINDADEVLDGEGKLLLPGLIDIHVHLREPGGEHKETIESGTLAAAKGGFTTLCAMPNTRPVPDTTETMSWLMKRIEDTAHVRVLPYGSITIREAGKELTNAEDLKAAGAFALTDDGVGVQSAGMMYQAMQQAAKASIPVVAHCEDNSLLFGGVMHEGIKNKELELPGILSASEAVHIARDILLAEATGAHYHVCHVSTKESVRVIRDAKRAGIHVTAEVSPHHLMLCEDDIPENEANWKMNPPLRGKEDRQALLAALEDGTLDCIATDHAPHTSEEKAHGFDKAPFGIVGLETAFPLLYTHFVATGKWSLQQLVDYLTTKPANVFNLPYGKLQLNQPAEFTLIDVNAERAIDTTTFVSKSTNTPFAGWNCKGWPTETWFNGKCVWREQS; translated from the coding sequence ATGAAGAAAATGTGGACAAATTTGCAACGCTTGAATGAACAAGGGGAACTTGAAAACACAGCCCTGGTCCTTGAGAATGGACACCTAGTATCTTTTGAAGAGATAAATGATGCGGACGAAGTTTTAGATGGTGAAGGAAAATTGCTATTGCCTGGATTGATAGACATACATGTTCACCTGCGCGAACCGGGTGGGGAACACAAAGAAACGATTGAAAGTGGAACATTAGCAGCAGCCAAAGGAGGGTTTACAACACTTTGTGCCATGCCGAATACGCGTCCAGTACCCGATACTACAGAAACGATGAGCTGGTTGATGAAGCGCATTGAAGATACAGCCCATGTCCGTGTCCTTCCTTATGGTTCTATCACAATCCGCGAAGCAGGCAAAGAGTTAACAAATGCGGAAGACTTAAAAGCAGCCGGAGCGTTTGCGTTGACTGATGATGGCGTTGGCGTACAAAGTGCAGGCATGATGTATCAAGCGATGCAGCAAGCCGCCAAAGCATCCATTCCAGTAGTCGCTCACTGTGAAGACAACAGCTTGTTGTTTGGAGGTGTTATGCACGAAGGAATCAAAAATAAAGAACTTGAATTACCGGGTATTTTATCAGCATCTGAAGCGGTCCACATCGCGCGTGATATTTTGCTGGCAGAAGCGACAGGAGCACACTACCACGTCTGTCACGTCAGTACAAAAGAGTCTGTACGGGTCATTCGTGATGCCAAACGTGCAGGGATTCATGTGACTGCAGAAGTTTCACCACACCATTTAATGCTGTGTGAAGACGATATTCCTGAAAATGAGGCAAATTGGAAAATGAATCCTCCGCTACGAGGGAAAGAAGATCGACAAGCCTTGCTTGCAGCTCTCGAAGACGGAACGCTAGATTGCATTGCGACCGATCATGCACCTCACACGTCTGAAGAAAAGGCACATGGATTTGACAAGGCACCGTTTGGGATTGTCGGTCTAGAAACGGCCTTTCCACTTCTTTACACGCATTTTGTAGCAACAGGAAAATGGTCTTTGCAACAGCTTGTAGACTATCTAACAACAAAGCCAGCTAATGTCTTTAACTTGCCGTACGGTAAACTACAACTCAATCAACCAGCAGAATTCACACTGATTGATGTAAACGCAGAAAGAGCAATTGATACAACGACTTTTGTTTCAAAAAGCACCAACACGCCATTTGCAGGCTGGAACTGTAAAGGATGGCCAACGGAAACATGGTTTAACGGAAAATGTGTCTGGAGGGAACAATCATGA
- a CDS encoding aspartate carbamoyltransferase catalytic subunit, producing the protein MRALTTIEQLSTDEILQLVKRARQLKAGSPSQVPTGLTAANLFFEASTRTKMSFEMAERKVGLTVLPFEANFSSASKGESLYDTVKTLEAIGVNVLVIRHPENMYFEALIGKVKPVIINGGDGTGNHPTQSLLDLMTLLDEFEDLQGKTITIVGDLAHSRVARSNVQVLSRLGANLQFVSPLEWQAEFPVLYSLDEALPNSDVVMLLRVQHERHDEHQSFTKEHYHSLYGMTKQRMDAMQEHAIILHPAPFNRGVEIADDVVEGSKSRIFKQMENGVYMRMAILEHLLKEEAE; encoded by the coding sequence ATGCGAGCATTGACTACAATTGAACAACTTTCAACTGACGAAATTCTCCAATTAGTGAAACGAGCAAGACAACTGAAAGCGGGAAGTCCTAGTCAAGTACCAACTGGCCTGACAGCAGCTAATTTATTTTTTGAGGCAAGCACGCGAACCAAAATGAGCTTTGAAATGGCTGAAAGAAAAGTGGGCTTGACCGTGTTACCATTCGAAGCCAACTTTTCAAGCGCATCTAAAGGAGAATCCTTATACGATACCGTGAAGACGCTCGAAGCAATCGGCGTAAATGTTCTTGTCATTCGGCATCCTGAAAATATGTACTTTGAGGCGCTAATAGGAAAAGTCAAACCGGTTATTATCAATGGCGGGGACGGTACTGGCAATCACCCTACACAAAGCTTGCTAGATTTGATGACACTACTTGATGAGTTCGAAGATTTACAAGGGAAGACCATTACAATTGTTGGCGATCTGGCGCATAGCCGAGTCGCGCGATCCAATGTGCAAGTATTATCACGTCTCGGAGCAAATTTGCAATTTGTTAGCCCTCTAGAGTGGCAAGCAGAGTTTCCAGTCCTATACAGCTTGGATGAGGCTTTACCAAACAGTGATGTGGTCATGTTACTTCGAGTGCAACATGAGCGCCATGATGAACATCAATCCTTTACGAAAGAGCACTACCACTCGCTATACGGAATGACGAAACAGCGAATGGATGCTATGCAAGAGCATGCCATCATCCTTCATCCTGCGCCATTCAATCGTGGAGTTGAGATTGCCGATGATGTCGTAGAAGGAAGTAAATCAAGGATTTTTAAACAGATGGAAAATGGCGTCTATATGAGAATGGCAATTTTAGAGCATCTACTGAAGGAGGAAGCGGAATGA
- a CDS encoding solute carrier family 23 protein — protein sequence MSREIGIDERPELSKWIILSLQHMFAMFGATILVPKLVGLSPAIALLTSGIATIIFIAVTRFQVPAYLGSSFAFIAPIMLATSTGGVGSAMIGAMFVSLVYAITALVIWKTGHAWFMKILPPVVVGPVIMVIGLALAPVAVDMAMNIDTNGDGARDTYSMLHFSAALVTLTTAIVVQLLFRGLLALMPIISGIIVGYLYSLAIGIVDFSAVREANFLQVPDILLPGVDYPFVITTQLLLIMVPISIVTISEHIGHQLVLGKIVDRNYIENPGLHRSLLGDGLGTFFSALIGGPPKTTYGENIGVLALTRVFSVAVILLAAVFAIIFSFFGQLMAMIDTIPAAVLGGISILLFGIIASSGLRMLVDSQIDFGDSRNLIISSIILILGIGGAMVQFSETFHIEGMALASIVGVLLNLILPKTKTTS from the coding sequence GTGTCTAGGGAAATTGGAATTGATGAACGTCCGGAGCTATCAAAGTGGATTATTCTAAGTCTACAACATATGTTTGCTATGTTTGGAGCAACCATTTTAGTACCTAAGCTTGTTGGCCTTAGCCCAGCTATCGCTTTGCTAACTAGTGGTATTGCAACAATCATTTTCATAGCCGTTACTCGTTTTCAAGTACCTGCTTACTTAGGGTCATCTTTTGCTTTCATTGCACCTATTATGTTAGCGACTTCAACAGGTGGCGTGGGAAGTGCCATGATTGGCGCCATGTTCGTCTCACTTGTCTATGCAATTACAGCGCTTGTCATTTGGAAAACGGGCCATGCTTGGTTCATGAAAATATTACCCCCAGTGGTTGTTGGACCCGTAATTATGGTTATTGGGCTTGCGCTAGCTCCGGTGGCAGTCGATATGGCCATGAACATCGACACAAATGGAGATGGTGCCCGTGACACTTACAGCATGTTGCACTTTTCTGCAGCACTAGTCACATTAACGACAGCGATAGTTGTCCAATTACTTTTCAGAGGTCTGCTTGCGTTAATGCCAATCATTAGTGGAATCATCGTCGGTTACCTTTACTCCTTAGCAATAGGCATTGTAGATTTTTCAGCAGTACGCGAAGCAAATTTTCTTCAAGTACCTGACATCTTGTTACCTGGCGTAGATTATCCATTTGTAATTACCACTCAACTATTGCTTATCATGGTGCCTATCTCGATTGTTACCATATCCGAGCATATTGGTCATCAACTTGTTTTGGGTAAGATTGTTGATCGTAATTATATCGAAAATCCTGGATTACACCGATCCTTATTAGGGGATGGATTAGGTACTTTCTTTAGTGCTTTGATTGGTGGACCTCCAAAAACTACATATGGTGAAAATATTGGAGTCCTTGCCCTTACTCGGGTATTTAGTGTGGCAGTGATTTTACTAGCAGCGGTCTTCGCTATCATCTTCAGCTTCTTCGGACAGTTGATGGCAATGATTGATACAATTCCAGCAGCCGTGCTGGGGGGCATTTCGATTCTGTTGTTTGGGATCATCGCTTCATCCGGTCTGCGTATGTTAGTGGATAGCCAAATCGATTTCGGAGACTCCAGAAACCTGATCATTTCATCCATTATTCTTATCCTAGGAATCGGTGGAGCAATGGTACAGTTTTCAGAGACCTTCCACATCGAAGGAATGGCGCTTGCTTCTATAGTCGGTGTGTTATTGAATTTAATTTTACCGAAAACCAAAACTACATCATAA
- the pyrR gene encoding bifunctional pyr operon transcriptional regulator/uracil phosphoribosyltransferase PyrR — protein sequence MEKAVLLDEQAIRRALTRIAHEIIERNKGIDECVLVGIKTRGAFIAKRLAERIESIEGKAIQTGELDITLYRDDLTVKTENQQPLVKQVDIQHDVTNKKIILVDDVLYTGRTVRAAMDAIMDVGRPSQIQLAVLVDRGHRELPIRADYVGKNIPTSSEERIVVRMVESDQEDRVLITE from the coding sequence ATGGAAAAAGCAGTTTTATTAGACGAGCAAGCCATTCGGCGAGCACTCACTCGCATAGCGCATGAAATTATCGAACGTAATAAAGGAATCGATGAATGTGTTTTAGTCGGCATCAAAACAAGAGGGGCATTTATTGCCAAGCGTTTAGCAGAACGAATTGAGAGCATCGAAGGAAAGGCAATCCAAACTGGTGAGTTGGATATCACGCTGTATCGCGACGATTTAACAGTGAAGACGGAAAATCAACAACCATTAGTTAAACAAGTAGATATTCAGCATGATGTGACGAACAAAAAAATAATTCTAGTAGATGATGTGCTCTATACAGGACGAACTGTCCGAGCGGCGATGGACGCAATTATGGACGTAGGCAGACCTTCTCAGATTCAATTGGCTGTCCTAGTTGATAGAGGACACAGAGAACTGCCAATCCGAGCTGACTATGTAGGAAAAAACATTCCTACCTCGAGCGAAGAACGCATTGTTGTACGAATGGTGGAAAGTGACCAAGAAGATCGTGTACTTATAACGGAATAG